The Nicotiana sylvestris chromosome 6, ASM39365v2, whole genome shotgun sequence genomic sequence GTTCAAAAGATGATGACCAAAGCACCAAAGTCCAATTGAAGGCATCAGTTGAGGAGTTCTGTAAACCTGCGGAATTCAAAGAAGCTTGTGCAAAGAGTCTTGATTCAGTGGCTAAGAACAATAgtgctaccatgaaagactaccTCTTGGTCTCCATCCAAATCACCGTGGATGAGGTCAAGAAATCTTTCGAGGTGGTGGAGAAGACTTCTGTCAACAATGAAAGTGATCCTTACAATCACATGGCGGTAGAGGATTGCAAAGAGTTGTTGCAGTATGCCATCGAGGAACTCCAGGTCTCCTACTCTATGGTTGGGGATACCGAATTGCATTCCCTCAATGATCGTGTCAGCGAACTATTGAACTGGCTAGGTGCGGTGTACTCCTATCAAAGCATGTGCGTTGATGCTATCGAGAAGCCTGAATACAAATCCGCTATAGAAAAGGGAATGGTGAATGCAACCCAGCTGACCCACAATGCTATCAATATCGTAGCAAAAATGTCAACCATCCTCCAATCATTCAACGTCTCAATTCCGTCAAACCTTAAGAGCGCAGCTGGTAGCACATCTAATCGTCGCCTCCTTGAAGTTAACGAGATAGGTCATGACTCTTACCCTACATGGTTCCCAGTTGCTGACCGTAAGCTTTTAGCAAGACATAGGTTTGTAACTCCACATGCAGTGGTTGCCAAGGATGGGAGTGGCCAGTACAATACCGTCGCCGCTGCCCTCGCAGCATATCCCGAAAACCATAGAGGCAAATACATAGTCTATGTCAAAGCTGGCATCTATGAAGAGCATATCATCATCTCTAAAAAGCAACCAAACGTTTTTATCTTTGGCAATGGAGCAGGGGAAACCATCATTACTGGAAATAGAAACTTTGCTCTAATGAAAATACCCACCCAAGACACTGCTACTTTCTGTAAGTATATTAAATCAACCGTACGTGCATGCATGGATGCTTAGCTAGCTAGGTAGCATGTGTATATTTGATTTATGGAGCGTGCTATTTAGTTTATCATGAACAGTACACATGACACAGGAATTAGTCATTACTATAATTAAGCATTTTATTGTGTACTACTAGTACTATATATGTTGCACTGATTAGATGTTGCTTGCATATGGCAGCTGTACTTGGCAATGGGTTTGTTGCTAGGGGAATTACCTTCCGAAACACTGCTGGTCCAGAAGGGCACCAAGCTGTGGCTCTTCGAATTAACGGTGATATGGCTGCTGTTTTTGACTGCAGCATTGAAGGTTATCAAGACACTTTGTACTATCAAAACCATCGCCAATTTTATCGCAACTGTGTCATCTCTGGTACCGTAGACTTCATCTTTGGCAGGGGCTCAGCGGTAATCCAAAACAGTTTGATCATAGCGAGGAAACCTTTGGCGGGACAGTTCAATACTATTACCGCTGATGGCAAAGAAATTGCGCTTAAACCCGGTGGAGTGGTATTCCAGAACTGTAGAGTCGTCCCAGAAGTAGAATTATTTCCAGTTAGGTTCCAACTTCCAACTTACTTGGGTCGTCCCTGGAAGGCCTACTCAACCACAGTATTCATGGAGAGTGAATTGGGTGATTTCATCCGCCCAGAAGGTTGGATGACATGGCAAGGCGAAACGTTCGAGCAGACATGTCATTACTATGAGTTCGCCAACCGTGGACCTGGTGCTCTCATCAATAACAGGAACAGAAGTTTCAAGAACTTCCGTCTTATTAGCCCAGAAGAAGCAGCTCAATACACAGCTGCCCCCTGGATTAACGGAGATATGTGGTTGAGGCACACTGGTGCACCTTTTTACCTTGGCCTCGGAGGAAGATAATACATGTACCATGAGTTAATCCTATCATAGGTTGTCCATCTTTATGTGTTAAATCCTACCATAGGTTGCCATTTGCATACATGTTATGTGACCGGGAACATGATTCGTTTAGATGGAGAATATATTAAGGTTTCTTTtgaatactccctccgtttcatattagatgaggtagtttgactcggcacgagtttaaaaaaaaaaatacttttgaatcttgcggtcttaaaagcttaagagaTAAAAgatttgtggggccatgacatttgtgtggctataaaagcttctcattaaaggtaaatgggtaaaatgaaagagtttaaagttgaattattttcaaatttaaaaatatatcatttattttggaataaACTAAAAAGGAAATTACCTATCTAATATGAAACGGGGGAGTATAATGCATGAAAAACCCATTAATGGGAAGTAATTATTGTTTCACTATTTCTCTAGGACCGTCATGTCATTGACCTTCCATTCCGTCCTAGTTGTGCTTTTTGTTTAACACAAAAATAGGTTTTGTGGTCAAAGCGCATATTAAAGAAACTCTTATTACTAATAACCAAATTTACTTCACTTTAATTTCTTAGAAATACAGAaatgaaacaaataattgaaataataagtaaaggaaagaaagcttaTTGTTGATTGTTAATCTCTGCCAGAATTGCGGATTGAAATGTTgaatcaaataaaataaaaagggttaTTGCAAATATTTAGAGATATTCAGATGATCATACAAAATGAGGTAATGGGCCTTATATAAGGATACACAGTTGTAACAGTTTTCCCACTTAATTTTAACTCGTTATTGGCATTAATTGCCTTGATTATCTATTACCAAATTTATTTGTAACAGTTATGGCAATAATAGAGGATCTCATATAATCAGAGTTGATGTTGATTCGCTTCCCATATTTATAACCGATTCATGAATCTTCCCCTTTTAAGGTCTTCATACATCTCGTGTTTATTTCATCTTTTCCAGCTGTCAGATCTGGTACCTTCTCTGATAAAAGACCATGGGTaatttatttttgtcttttttgtaaaaattatgtggggtagccactttttaaagtggtatttactttttatttagtatttttaatgctgagcaaaagtagtcactagtctattaaaattaatatgaaaagacagtATTACCCTTTCTTCTATCACTTTTCTGCTCTGTCCAATTTCTGCAAATACGTCGAAAAGGATCAGAAAACTCTTGCCGTCGAGCAAAACGACAATGTTTGGATTGGACGAAATGAAATTTCCCGGTGGCATATTGGTTTTAAAAACAGTAGATTTGTATTTATGAATTCTTGATCTGAAAAATTCTTCTTTACCTTGATTATAAAAATAATCTTGTCTATCTTTGCATGGAACAATTAAAGGAAGACCATAATCGCCGGGAATTTTACGGATTGGTAATTTTGTGAGCTCAGATGATTGTGTTATAGTTGTTCTTGTTGGTATTTTTTCTGATAAATAGAGTGTAATGGGACGAACAATGACGTATTTTGATGAAAACTGTTGGTGAAGAGAATGGAGAGGAAGTGAAAAACACGAAGATAATGTAGTCTtgaacttagagtttcaagttcaaaaaatAAGGACacgtagtcctgaacttagagttacaagttcaaaagttaaagacatgTAGTCCTAAAGTTAGACTTACAAGCTCAAAAactaaggacatgtagtccttaacttagacttacaagctcataaattaaggacagctagtcctgaacttacagtaacaagctcataatttaaggacatttggtcctgaacttagagttggaAGTTCAAAAATAAAGGACTTTTGGTCCTTACTTAGAGTTACAAGCGCAGaaattaaggacaggtagtcctgaactttgagttctaagttcaaaagttaaggacatgtagtcctaaacttagagttgcaagttcaaaagttaaggataggtAGTCCTAAACTTAACTTACAAGCTCAGAAATTAAGGACAActagtcctgaacttacagtaacaagctcataagttaaggacacttgatcCTAAACTTTATGAGCAAAAGGGTATTTTCATCCGGACGGGTAaaatttattaaagcagtggctaaaggctaaagacattttaaacagtggcttaaaagtaaatacatatcTTATTACTGGCTAACTGTGCACTTGCCCcgtctttttttctttctttattgacCCAATTTAAAGTGTCACTTATCACCTCGTTGTTGGTCCACGCATCATGCCTTTTTTCCACCAATACACTTTTCTTAtgcatcttttttttttaattaagcaTTACAAGTACGTACTTATACTTTATATACCTATCTAACTATCATTATAGTTCTAGAAACAATAATCAAAGAGGAAGTGTAGGAAATCAATGAGATGAATAGGAAAAAGATAATGTTTTACTGGAATAGTTTCATCGAAAATTCTATTAGAAGGCAGACCTTGATAAGTAATAATCCAAATACAGTGTGATCGACCTAGGCAGGAGAGAACGATGTGGGGCAACTAAGATTTGAATTTTGTACTTTAATAGGTTGTAGCTGGAGCTGAAATAACTAGATAAttctgaagaaaaaaaatattgacTTGAATTACTTATCTTGGGAACATTTGGATAAATCTTAAATGCTACTCTTTGCGATCTCAACATGAAACTTGGCTGACCCAAGGAGTAAGATCTTATCAGAGACTTAGTATTTAAGATCTCAAAAGGGATGGAACTCAAGCCTATAAACATTATATCATTAGTGAACGAATCGCAATTAAACAATTAATTGATATAAAGCCATATAGTGAGTTTGTTAATTTCAAGTATTTTGGGTCTCTAATCCAAGGTTAcagggagattgatgatgatatCACACATCGTATTAGAATGGGATTGATGATGATATCACACATTGTATTGGAGTGGAATAGATGAAATAGTGTGCCCCCaagacttaaaggtaagttctatagagcggtGGTTCGACCGATTATATTGTATGAGGCGAAGTGTTGGCCTATCAAGAACTCTTATgttcagaagatgaaagtagcataaAAGAGGATACTAAAATGGTTGTGTGAGAATATTAGGAGAGATATGATTAGGAATGAGGATATTCGAGATAATGTGGGGAATGACATCTATGGTGGACAAGATGCGAAAAGCGAAGTTGAAGTGGTTGAGGCATGGGAAGAGGAGATGCACAGATACCCCATGAGTAGCTGTGAGAGGTTGGCAATGGTGGGACGAAGGAGAGGCAGAGGCAGGCGAACAAAGTATCGGGAAGacgt encodes the following:
- the LOC104214187 gene encoding pectinesterase 4-like, whose product is MVGKIVVSLVSLILVVGVILGVVIVLHQDGSSKDDDQSTKVQLKASVEEFCKPAEFKEACAKSLDSVAKNNSATMKDYLLVSIQITVDEVKKSFEVVEKTSVNNESDPYNHMAVEDCKELLQYAIEELQVSYSMVGDTELHSLNDRVSELLNWLGAVYSYQSMCVDAIEKPEYKSAIEKGMVNATQLTHNAINIVAKMSTILQSFNVSIPSNLKSAAGSTSNRRLLEVNEIGHDSYPTWFPVADRKLLARHRFVTPHAVVAKDGSGQYNTVAAALAAYPENHRGKYIVYVKAGIYEEHIIISKKQPNVFIFGNGAGETIITGNRNFALMKIPTQDTATFSVLGNGFVARGITFRNTAGPEGHQAVALRINGDMAAVFDCSIEGYQDTLYYQNHRQFYRNCVISGTVDFIFGRGSAVIQNSLIIARKPLAGQFNTITADGKEIALKPGGVVFQNCRVVPEVELFPVRFQLPTYLGRPWKAYSTTVFMESELGDFIRPEGWMTWQGETFEQTCHYYEFANRGPGALINNRNRSFKNFRLISPEEAAQYTAAPWINGDMWLRHTGAPFYLGLGGR